The Phragmites australis chromosome 1, lpPhrAust1.1, whole genome shotgun sequence genomic interval GCCCCCTACTCAACCTTTGTAATTTGACAAAGAATCGCTCAACAGGACATGAAGCCGTAACCGCAGAAACCCAATTAAGCCGGACAACATCATGAAACCCAAGCAAAGAAGGccaaaaactttcaaaatgAAAGCGGCGCTTACCACGAATATTCGTCTTGAGCCCAAGAATAAGAGGACAATGATCAGAGGCTGCAGAAGCTGAGCTTTGTAAAAAAGAATCCGGGAAAACACCCTCCCAATCAACCGAACAAAAGACCCGGTCCAGTTTAACCAGAGTCGGAGATTGTCGCTCATTTGACCAAGTGAATTTTCGGCCATGAAGAGAAATTTCCTTGACTTCAATATCATCCAAAAGGCGGCGAAAGCGACCCATCATAGCCCTGTTTAAATTCATGTTATTTTTGTCATCCGCTTGGCAAATGAGATTAAAATCTCCTGCCACGAGCCACGGTCCGGCACACAGAGCACGGACATCGCGAAGCTCTTGCAGGAACAGCAGCTTTTGAGTATCCTCTTGGGGGCCATACACCCCAGTGAACCACCAATTATCTCCAGCATGATGAGAGAACTGAAACGAGGTAGAGAAGCAATCAACCCTCGTACCCAAGGCCTGACATACTGCACCTTTCCAAGCAATGAGAAcaccccctcttgtgccattgGCAGACAGGGTAACATGATGATCAAACTCAGAGCCTAGCACCGAAAGCAACAACTAAACAGAAAAATTTGCGACCTTTGTCTCTTGAATGCACACAATATCAGCCTTAGAGGAGAATACCATCTCTCTGACCGCATCCCGCCTCACCTTCTTGTTAAGGCCGCGTACATTCCAAATTAAAATGTTTGCTGGAATCATTGAAAAAACAAGAGCAGAAACGACCAAGGTGCTAAAAGCAAATATTAACACCGCATTTGCCCATCCTCCGCTGATCTGACCTGCCCTGCCTCATCAGGAGACCATCCGAAAATGGCAGCAAGGGCAGACAAGTGCGCACGAGAGAGAACACTATCAAAGAGTTTACTGTAGGTGTCCTGATCTTGAAGAGAAAAATGCTCCCTGTCGGAAGACAACCCCAGCTTCTTCATGATGTTTCTTTGAGTCTCCTGAACATCTCGACCTGGAGCCCAGGgcgccgccccagccaaacgcATGCTGCGCCGAGGCAAGGAACCGGGCGGGGGACCCTTCCTTCCTCTATTATGCATCTTAGGCAGAGGCAGGAGACTATCAATAGGCTTGGACATCTGAAGGACGAACTCATGAAGACGTGCATCAGCCAGGGAATGAGGAGCAAGGGAATGAGGAGAAACAATTAGATCATCCGAGACTGGGCCAGTCACAGAGGCACTAGGCCTCACCGGACGGCGCCGTTGTCTGGAATACACCCGCAGGTGAACGGAAGCCGGCCCATCAAGAGGAGAGGCAGCGCCAGGCCCAGGGAGCACCCCAACTACCTCACCAATGCCAGGCCCAGGGAGCACCCCAACCACCTCATCCGCTACAGGCACATCGTCCTCATCAAAGCAGGCGATCATGAAAATTTTGTCCCCCACCATGCACGAAGGGGCAGCGGCACACACCTCCCCAACCACCATCTCATCAACGCAGTCGGTCGAGGAGGATTTATTTCTCCCCAAGAATGAGGGGACAGAATCGCATGTGTCCCGGGATTGACCGCCACTCCCAGCAAACTCAAGCCCAATATGGCCGCCGTCTTCCTCGACCTCTGCATCTTCCGCGGCAACCTCCTGGGAGAGCTCGACAAAGGCGGCGGAGGATACATCAATACCACCTTCAGAGCCCGAAACGTCATCATTAAAGACAGCCAAAACGTGATCCTTTCCAACGCAGGTGGGCCCCAGTCTTAACTTCACCGGGCCCCGCGTGCAATCCGCAACAGGACCCGAGGCGTTGGGATCACCAGTCCTGTCCCGCTCCGGCGAAGAGCCAGTACGATGGCGCCGACGCCGaggttcatcatcatcatcccccGGCGATGGCGGCGAACCAGGAACGGAACGAACACCCGCCTGGTCCCACGTGACCTCGACGGAAATCTTGTAAACAAGAGTCCTCAACTCTGATGGACCCTCCGCCGCCACAGGCATGGCCGGTTCCGCGACAAGAAGCTCCATGCCAGCAGGAATTAAACCCGGATCGTGAGACCAAGCCGTGAGACGAAAGACGGAGAGGTCGGAGCGATTAGCAGTTGCCGGATGGAGCTCCTGAACCCAACAAAACGAGCCCAGCAGCCGCCTTGCTGTTGCCAAATCCCACACATGCGCTGGAACACCAAGGAGAGCAACCTCGATCTTGAACGGCAGTGACCTCCCGGTGGCATGAGCCAGTCTAGACCACCGCTTAGCCAACAGCGTGAAACGGGGGGTGTAGATAGGCAAACCCCCATTGAGCACCACCGCCGTTGAAGCCTCACTCggcaggagaagaagaaagtcCTCCGGCGCAGAGGAATGGATGGACAGATACTCGATCGGCAAACCGAACCTATCAGCGATCGCCTCCACCGCTTCACTCGGGGTGACCGCCGGCCTGGGGCCGGCAATCGAAAGAAACACCGCACAACGAAGGTCCTCCTCAGCCCTACAGACGCTCGCCGAACGCTCAACCACGCAAGATAGGCATGGCCGAGAACCCTCCAAGGCCTCCGCACGGGTCACCGGCACCTCCCGGACAGGAGATGAACCATGCGATCCAGGGACATCCCCAGAGGAcgacggcggaggaggagaggacgacggcggaggaggagccCCAGACCCGGCGGAGGGCTGACGCCGGCGAGGCCtgcgacgaggacgacgaccaCCCTGCCCACCATGTCGACCCGGCGCACCAGGATCAACGCAGGACGCAGGACCCGAGGAGGAATGCGGAACACCAGCCAAGAACGCGCCGCAGCCTCCAACCAGAGCATTAGCCTCGCCCGAAACAGGAGCCACTGGCGGCGAGATGCGGCGCCAGCCGAAACGCCGTTTCTCAGGAAGGGCTTGCCGGCGGATCATCTATGCCGAGGCTGAGAGGCGGATCATCTATGCCCATCATAActggaaaaaaattaaactagGGCGCATAATGGTATGTATGGAGGAAGGTGTTGTACCAACCTGCAGAAAATAACAGGACAAAGACCCACCGAGGTTGGCCACAGATATGAATTGATCTTCTTTTACTTGGTCGGCCTCGGATGACAGGCCTGAAAATGCCATTTTTAACAACATTTGTGTATCATCCCGAGATTCATGgcaaaagaagaatatcaaaaagaattagaaaagaaaagcaaacacGATCCTCACGTTATGGGTGGCCTCATCTTTGCAGCTAAGTGTGGTGAAAATTGTCTGACAGTCCTTGTGACTTTCTCATTGAATGTAACTGCAAAACTGCAATCTCAGGCATGAGAAAAAGGTTGACAACAATCGTCCTGATGGGAATTATCGTTATTTCCAGTGTACAAATGCTTACTATatggaagggaaaaaaaaaaaattgatgacaGAGAAACATGAGCGGACAAAACTTGGGAACTGTGGGTTAATAACATGAATACTTCATAGGAAATTCAAGTTGCAGACACTCTAATCCTATTTCAGCTGGCAATATCAAGGATGCTTAAGAGATTCAAAGGAACGAAGAGATGTAGATAACCTTTATGCTCCTTTTGGTTGGAATGGAAGGAAATGAACAAACATAAGAATGGAAGGAACGCTATAGCAGTATATCAATCAATTAAACTCCTCTGTCAAGTAAAAAAATGATGCAATCACTAACCTGAACCATCAGAGGCTCTAACAATCTAAAGTGAGGCGAAGTACAGAGCTAGAATGGAAGACATGTCGAACCTTGAGCTTGTGACTTCAACTTTGTTTAATGGATGTACTACTTGTGACCATTAGCAATAATTAGTGATTGTGCCACATTCTAATTATTGGAGAATgaaattatttgaagtttgCATCTGAACCAGGAATTCGATACTCCAAGTTATCAGAAAATAATCTTATGTATGATTCAATCATAGAACCAGAGTTTGTAGTACGAGTTCAATTCATTGAAGATTGCTTACCATGATCACCTCGTGGTAACCAGAGTTTGTGGTATATTTGAGCCTACTGCAATTAAAATTTAGGAACAATATCCAAGTTGTACTTCATAACTAAAGAAATGTAGGAGTGTGGCTAATGAATGTGGCGATGACCAATGTTGTTTCTTAGAATATGGAAAGACAACCCTGTCTCAAGTAACACTTCATTTTAATTTATATaattcaaaacaaataaatTGAAGTGCTTCTATTACTCTGCAAAGAAGCATCTCTAATTCCCTATCAAACAGTATGGGAATGCTGCATTTTCAACTTTGTTATTGACTTTGAAAATAAGCaagaatattacaaatttgtatatttaattttttgtttggagaATGCaaatatgatgatttttttacaCTATATGGAGCTTTGCACGGGGAACAGAGATAAAAAAAGGCACCAAGTCACAAGAAGCTAACTACATGGCAAAAATGCACTAAATTTGTAATACCAGCTCAACCTAACTTATTGAAAAATTCAGTTGAAAATGTTTTGCCACTATACATATGCTTCCCAGCTTTCCAGGTCATGGGGAGAATAGCTTATAGAATTGAGAACACTCCACGAACCTTAGTGTAAGCATAATACGAGCATTTCAATGCGAAGTTAAAATCACCTGTCGTTGAGAAATGCAATGCTGGGGAGAATAGCTTATAGAATTGAGAACACTCCATGAACCTTAGTGTAAGCATAATACGAGCATTTCAATGCGAAGTTAAAATCACCTGTCGTTGAGAAATGCAATGCTGAGGCCAGTTGCTAAAGCTGCAAGGATGGCAACTGGCTTCCGAAGAAAGCCCATTCCTGCAGAAACAAGAGGCAGGAGGCACAAAAAAAAGGTCAACCTCAagaatagaagaagaaaaattttGTGATACAGAGGTGTTGTTACCTACCAAGAATGAACATTATCAAGATGAAGTAGTTCGTCCGGTAGCTGCAAACAAGCAAAACGGTTGGAAAGGAGAATTGATAAGATACATATGGAATGGTACAAATGTAGttgtcggagtattgagtaagggggtgTCCTAGCTAACAGGCCCCACGAGGGGTATGACGACCGACATGGATTATTTCCTGAACCCTAGCCCATTTCACGACTAGGTCCAAGCTCGCACCACCAGTGCAAGGCTTGTGCgaccagcctccttgcgatatTATGAGATCCCACGATCAACCCTTGCTGATCGTAGGGTCGGTCCTTACTTAACTCatctaatcgcatttattgttatctactcaagtgtttttcttcccctaGACACCGCATCCagtgaacaaagtcatggcCAGTGTGATTGGGCACTGTCCACGGATGGGGCCTTGCGGGCCGGCGCAGCACCCCACGGCTGACTAGATAGGGTCTGCAGAACGACCAAGCAAGTGGACggttttgcaggtagactcacGGGGCGCAGGAACAGGACGGCTTAGCAGACGATCTTATGGTGCACGGCGATGGGACGGGCCGGGCGGCGAGGGAAGGCAGGTGTGGAGACGTTCCACGGTTGGGATATGCACTCAAAGCTCTTAGGACAAGTTGAGCTCACCCGGTTCTCCAGGATATGATCCAAGAGTTGAATATCTAGCTAGACATAGGTCTGCTAATCGGAGcctacttgtaagttctccctctctctggtatataaagagaggaggatccAGTTTGTAAGAGAGAAAAGGTAACCGATGCACAAATattcataacaaaatacacatgacgtagggttatgATCCTTCGgaaggtctgaacctggataaccccggTGTTCTTGAATTCAACACACACTAACCAACGCATACCTTCATCGTTTTTCACGCGCCCTGCAATCGGTACGCCCCAAaattattgtcagggattaaccctcggcAGTAGTCTACAAATAAGTTCATACTTTGAAATGGTTTGTAAAATTCCCAAGCAGAATCTCAAGGAAATGCTTAGGAATGCATTCAAGATTTCCAACAATATAACTAAAGTATATGTCACACATTCCCCATCATAAGCTGCAACTTGAGTACATGCTTACCGACAAAACATTCTAGCACACTTAGTGAAAAAAGCTGCACAAATGCACAGAGCTGCATAAACTTCTAATGGCAAGTGGTTGAACTCCTGTCAAAGTACCGAACTAAAATCTCCAGCAGGCCAGCACCCATACCACACTATAATGACGTTTAGATTCCACATGTTAAACTCCAAACTAGTACATTGCCCGAAATCAGATCGACGCCAACCATCAATTAGATGTGAAACCTCTCTCTACAAGCCACATCATCATTCCGTATGAACTATCAAGTGTTGACAGCTCAGCGTCGACACTAATCTAGTAATCTCCTCGCAAATCCGCAACCCAACTCTACTTCACCCAAATTACAGGGGATCAACCAATTGACCCCGCCGATTCTTTGATTAGTGAGAAGATAGGCATAGGAACGGGGAGAGATCTGAGTGGTGGATCGTACTAGTAGAGGTTGCATTTGAGGCGGCTAATCCACTTGGAGTAGGATCGGGGGGCGGTGAAGCGGAAGAAGAACTCGGAGACGGGGCGCGGCGGCGTAGACCATTCCACCTCCCGAAGCGCGTCCACCAGGTCCTCCGCCGTCACAGAGCTCCAGTCCATcgtgccgccgcctccgccggtGCCGATGAGCTCGCCGTCGACTCCGAAGTCCAGACCCTAGCGAGGAGACGGCGGCGCTTCTTAGATGGTTCGACGGGAACTGGGAAGGCCGGAAGTTGGGGTCCGTTGGAGCCGTTCGGCGGTTCGGCTTCGGCCTGGCCTTGGAGGGCAAGGCCTATACACGACCGCACGCATTTCTGGCCGTCCAATCGAGCATCGGCGGTTCGGATCGAGTGGACAGATCGAGGGGTGAAAGTACGGATGAATCAACCAGACAAGTGTAAgtgtaagaccatctccaacagctacctcaaattttcatcctcaaaatactattaaagCATCCGTTATCACTACTATAGTATCCCCTATctctaacactgtagcagtactgtatcaacGAATTTCCCGTGCTACAGTACACCGCTAGGTACTGTAGCGCTGGAATTTTCAGATTTGCAGatcctgttggagatggcctaagacCCTCTTTGGTTGGTTTTTCGAAAGGAGAAGCTCAATTAAACATGTTGCTGACAAgttagtttaaaaaaaattgaaatattggtttctgataaaataaataaaaactgaGAAGCTGATTGAAAATAGCTTTTCTGATTTTTGACATgctaaaaagctaaaaatttattgtaaaaatcaatagcAAAAAGCCATTAACCATCAGCTAGAAGCTAGAAGTCAGCTTTTCAGCTAAAAACCAAAAACCTCGGCCCAATCAAATACAGTGATCAATAGAGTGATACTACACATACATAAATGTCTATAAAAAATTTACGTGCTGGCTCATCTACATATACTAATGTCTTATCCGGAGGAAGTTACAATTGTTGAAATATTTATAGCGCATTTTATTATATGTAGTATTTTTAGGATTAATCATGAATATATTGTGGTCAAGCTGAAGCTTTCAGAACTTGTTTAAACCGATCCAATCCATATGGACGGGTAAACCTTTCTATTATAAATTTCTTGGTCATCTATCTAAGATGGATCGggattaaatacatcaaaatAAGGTTTtagcttttctcttttttttatgcaTTCTCCTCGAATCTACCACTGCTAAGGATTTTTATCTTGTCCACTGCTTCTCTCAACTTATGCCTCATCCACTGTTACCCTAGATAGCTGCATCACTAACTCTTATTTTCTTTAAACCTTGGTAGTTCTAAACAATCAATGGACGCCGATTAACCGTCCTATATTCTCGTTACTAAGCTTAGTCGAGCTATCATTTAAGCTTTGCTTATGATAATATTGAACCTCTAGCAATAATTGCTGCTACTATCGAGCTAGTTAAGGAATCCATACAAATCATAATGAGATTTACATGTCTTCTAAAAGTACGCTTTTATTTAAATGATCTTTCAAAAAGTAAAGAACAAAAAGTGGTTATGAAAACAATAATTAATGCTTCACTATTCGATCGGGTGGCACAAGCTACCTCACGTCCTCACCTGTGCATGTACCAACTATTGGACTTGCATATCGTGCGGTGAAGGAACTTAACAACATTATCTTCTAGTATATAAATTACGTGTCCATTTTCTAAAACTTATCATCCAAAAAACCATCAGCCAACCTTTACAATAAGTGAGCTGTAGGCATCACATCTCCATTTCAAAACTTATGCTAGCAAAAATTAAGCTGGAATAATTACACTGTAGACGGTCAACAAGAAATACAAATTCACCAAGCCAGAACAGTTGCTTGATATTACTGTTTGCAAGGGAAAAAATAAGGTGGAGCGCTAAAAGGAGGGGAAAAAATTTGTCTGAGCCCAGGTTCGAACTGGGGACCTTTAGTGTGTGAGACTAACGTGATAACCAACTACACCACCCAGACGGTTACGTTTTATTGGTTGCTAAATGCCAAAAATATAAATTATCATACGAAGACAATAATGCGCCATACGGTTCTCTTTGGAATTTGGTTCCTGCCGTAGTATATGCCTGCCCTAGTACCCCACCATCAAAAGATCAAGCGTCGATCACGGGTGCGTGCGTCGGGCAGTGTGAAAGTTTTGTGGTCGCTCGCAATGTCCACTTGTCGCTCGCAGGTACGCACGAACCTTTCCCACATGGCCACAGAGTCAGGTGGCGCTTGATCCCGCGGAGTCCTGCTGGGCAGCGTGGTGCATGTGCGCACGGCTCTGACGTCCTGTGGATTCCACGGCAGAAGACAACGGGAGGACGACTAGGGCTGCCGGGCACCAGATTTTTAGGTTGATCGCTCCATGTTAGGCTACTTATTATATTTTACTAGTATCTCGATTGATGTTCCCTCCATGATTAATGGGCCGCAAAGTATTTTAGCAAGTAGTGCTTGCAGATTTCAATTCGACTTTCGCTTTGtttcatttttattattttttctacagtATACTCTCTATGACCGTAAATGTTGTAGCATCTttaactattttctaaatataagttacgTGAATtcctatatattttttcttttttatctttatttaataaatactatcactcttataaataaataaattatattttctaatacataataataaataaagagcAACAAAATATTTGATCTGCTTTCTTCATCCTTATATATAAAATCTAAAACGAACTATATTTATAATCAGAGGAAATACTTGTTTATTATGTCATCTTTAAGTCTTAGCAAATGGCAGGTTATGTGTTGGAACTCAAGATCCGTAGTAAGCTGGCATGATGTGTTGTTagtagggattaaaattttgttaaattttgctaaaattttagcaaattttggAGGTAACGATatatctaaattcaaaattttcttttactaaCACGTGAGAGTCACGGAGCAGAGGACGAAAAACGACCAGAACTTagcaaattttgattttttattgatgaatgaaaaaaatagtaaaacgaaattaaaatccCTTGTTGTTAGTAGGACTCGAACATAATAGTTGGTTGTAACTCATTAGGCAAGTATGCCACACTGGTTGGACTTTGCCTTCGTTTTGCCTTGTATAAAGCCAGCTCATGAGAAGTCGCTGTATTACTAGAAGATTGGCAAGCAAAAATATTTCCATACTATAACAGCTCATTTATTTGTTGATTAGTGTTACAGTACTCTAGCTACAACAACATTAATTATTTAGCCCATTGTTTATATCCAGTAATGAGCACCGAGTAACAGCTCAAATTCCATTTAAAAAAAGCTCCAAAGCCAACAAAAGGTGTGATGGCGTTATTACAACAACGACCGTCCTCGTTTAGAGCTTTCCTAGTTGCTCTAGCAGTCTAGATATATAGGTAGGTGAGAAATAACACGTCTAGACACATAGGTAGGTGAGAAACACGTTAGCAAGAATGGTTaagaaactaagttaaaataaGTTTTTATCTATATGTAATTGGTTTAATCTAATAGTTCAGtgaattatataaaattataagttttgtaccatttataacacaaaactacaagtattgtgaccagtaatataaaactatatGTATTATGCACTAATTTGACACAAATtttgattttaattagatttactcaaaaaatagtcttatatttctctaaaaattctagTACTTTTTGTATATTTTATATTCAATTCTCTCTATTTGCTTCCACTTAAATTTTttaggtgcgttgggtgaacaaAAGAGAAGGCCATCCGATTCGAAAGATTTTGGTGAGATGTCTATTCACTTCTCTCTAATTATTACTCTTgatcctacaattagtatcagagctattttgatcacttttttacCTTAACCGGCTATGTGATCCGTGGACgataatggagagaagtgggaagattccgctgTTTTACGGTCAATATTTTTTTACTGAAAGGTGCGTatagaggcttatctcttaagccaagaaAGTACAATTTAGGAAATAGTTGAtttcaactatgagatccctacAACTTACACGACTCagattcaaatcaaacaacatgagaccaacaacaagcccagaaatattttgttcacaagtctgagtcagaatgagtttgacagggtccaaCACCTTTGTACTGTCCGAGAGATTTAGACTACTCTGAGTGTTTTTCATAAGGGCACCAACAAAATCAAGTCTCGGTGCCAAAGCACGTATAACTAAAAATATCAATATTCGTGCAAGGCACTAGAGAGTCGTTGGATATCatgtttgctcattttgataAGATTGTTAGCAATTTGAGATTCATTGGAGTTTTACCATACTCTAATCATGATAGGGCGATCAAGTTTCTTTATGCTCTTGATCGTAGTATATGGGgagtgaagatctcgagtaccaaagagtcaccaagttatgacaTATTAACTTGTGATAAACtattcagcaagctcaagtccatcgagatagctAAGACAGCTCAGATAATTctcggaaaccccctgtctcagaataGATCTAATAgtggcaatcaggctggagGTAACttctcttgtgctaacacttcaccgagtgaaattgctttgtcttccttggtttctatcacagaggagcaggtggatgcacTGGATGATAAGGACCTTGcgctcattgtgaagaagtccactcacttctacaacaacagaaaaGATCGAAGGAGAGGGGGCTCTCGTGCTTGTTTGAATGTAgtgataccactcacttcaagacGGATTgctccaagctcaagaagagagaAGATCGTGATCGTGactacgacaagcacaagaagaagaacaagaagcccttatTCAAAAATAACTGTGACAAGATGGTCAAGAAAGCGGTCAAGGCAGTTTCGAGGACATTCGTAGCAGCTCTCaacgacatcgacacctcttcaaacGAGGAGGAAAgcttgaaggaggaggagatgccAGTGAAGGATAAGAAGAATAAGAGCAAGGACTTCACCAGCCTCTACTTCATGACGGATGAGAACAATAATGATAGCGACCCCGAGCTCGATTCCTctaaggtattgccttcctatgaccagctttccatccaagtcggtaccttgaatgatgctctcgttagctaggatagattacttaagaaagttatgCGTGAGTTGAAGAAGATTAGACCTAAGTATAAGTCAGTGTCTACTAAACTTATATTGCTTAGGTCTAAGTCTGATATTGAGGaatgtgagagttgtttgattgttATGGCTAAAATTGCCAAGCTTTGAAATGTGCATGCTTAAGTCGCCAGTCAGCTTAAGAGTGCTGAGAAAAAGCTCCTTGAAGAGAAGTCTATGTCTACTCTCTTAGCCGCTTGCAAAAATTGTCCTTTACTTACAAAGGATGTCGAATTGAAAAACAAGCACCTTAAGAAACTAGAATCTAGATTGAATAGTGCTGGGTATTTGAAGAACGTGCAGCCGAAATGTTCCACCTATATAGTCTTTCAAGATAAgttcagctgggttagagggcaagttcagaaGCTCTTAACTAAGAATGAGTGCCTCCTTTCTCTACTGGAtaagtg includes:
- the LOC133924482 gene encoding PRA1 family protein A1-like isoform X2, translating into MDWSSVTAEDLVDALREVEWSTPPRPVSEFFFRFTAPRSYSKWISRLKCNLYYFAVTFNEKVTRTVRQFSPHLAAKMRPPITPVIRGRPSKRRSIHICGQPRWVFVLLFSAVSCMLWLTSCSLLTILWALLIGLLGTLLHASFRTPNLKARLNTFREEFRAVWRNYSEL
- the LOC133924482 gene encoding PRA1 family protein A1-like isoform X1 translates to MDWSSVTAEDLVDALREVEWSTPPRPVSEFFFRFTAPRSYSKWISRLKCNLYYYRTNYFILIMFILGMGFLRKPVAILAALATGLSIAFLNDSFAVTFNEKVTRTVRQFSPHLAAKMRPPITPVIRGRPSKRRSIHICGQPRWVFVLLFSAVSCMLWLTSCSLLTILWALLIGLLGTLLHASFRTPNLKARLNTFREEFRAVWRNYSEL